In one window of Onychomys torridus chromosome 7, mOncTor1.1, whole genome shotgun sequence DNA:
- the Cgas gene encoding cyclic GMP-AMP synthase yields MEGQRRRPTAPRAKKPAAKRATTEPKGTVAARSRAGNCVPQRGARSRRAECDGDSAEKPRAQAPRARSGRASVRTKDPQPSASGAAGDAEQPRVREPPPPTVAEVLKVAREVREPPPPTVPEAPEVARGVREPPPPTVPEAPEVARGPCGRRGARSTGQQRASRASRKEPETLDKKLKRVLGNLRLRRDEISVAAEVVNEVVKCLLKGMQTRDSEFKGVQPLNTGSYYEHVKISAPNEFDVMFKLEVPRIDLQEYHDTGAFYRVKFKRIPGGNPLRHFLEGEILSASKMLSRFREIIKKEVKKIEGIDVSVEKEKPGSPAVTLLIRNPEEISVDIILALESKGSWPQSTNEGLPIKNWLGTKVRTNLRREPFYLVPKNAKVGNDFQGKTWRLSFSHTEKYILSNHGIEKTCCESAGVKCCRKDCLKLMKYLLEQLKKEWQELDGFCSYHVKTAIFHMWTENPQDSHWDPKQLSTCFDEFLTFFVECLRTEKLMHYFIPKFNLFSQEEIDQKSKKFLLEKIEYERNNGFPIFDKF; encoded by the exons ATGGAAGGTCAGCGCCGAAGGCCGACAGCGCCCCGCGCTAAGAAGCCGGCTGCGAAGCGCGCCACGACGGAGCCCAAAGGGACCGTGGCCGCCCGGTCCCGCGCGGGAAACTGCGTCCCTCAAAGGGGGGCGCGATCGCGGCGTGCGGAGTGTGACGGGGACTCCGCGGAGAAGCCGCGCGCCCAAGCGCCCCGAGCGCGCTCGGGAAGGGCGTCCGTGCGCACCAAGGACCCACAGCCTTCGGCCTCCGGCGCCGCAGGAGACGCCGAGCAGCCCCGCGTCCGGGAGCCCCCGCCTCCGACAGTCGCCGAGGTACTTAAGGTCGCAAGGGAAGTCCGGGAGCCTCCGCCTCCGACAGTCCCCGAGGCACCCGAGGTTGCAAGGGGCGTCCGGGAGCCCCCGCCTCCGACAGTCCCCGAGGCACCCGAGGTTGCAAGGGGTCCTTGCGGCAGGAGGGGCGCGCGCTCCACGGGGCAGCAGAGAGCCTCGCGGGCTTCCAGGAAGGAGCCGGAGACCCTCGACAAAAAGCTCAAGAGGGTGCTGGGAAATTTGAGGTTGAGACGCGATGAGATCTCGGTGGCAGCCGAGGTGGTGAATGAAGTCGTGAAGTGCCTGCTGAAAGGAATGCAGACCCGTGACTCGGAGTTCAAAGGCGTGCAGCCGCTGAACACTGGCAGCTACTATGAGCATGTGAAG ATTTCTGCTCCTAATGAATTTGATGTTATGTTTAAACTGGAAGTCCCCAGAATTGATCTACAAGAATATCATGACACTGGCGCTTTCTATCGTGTGAAGTTCAAAAGAATTCCAGGAGGAAATCCTCTGCGTCATTTTTTAGAAGGGGAAATATTATCAGCTTCCAAGATGTTGTCAAGATTTAgggaaattattaaaaaagaagttaaaaaaatcgAAG GTATTGATGTCAGTGTGGAGAAGGAGAAACCAGGAAGCCCTGCTGTAACACTTCTTATCAGAAACCCGGAAGAAATATCTGTGGATATAATTCTGGCTTTGGAGTCAAAAGGCAGCTGGCCCCAAAGTACCAACGAAGGACTACCCATCAAAAACTGGCTTGGCACAAAAGTTAGGACCAATCTAAGACGAGAGCCATTTTATCTTGTACCCAAGAATGCAAAAGTTGGAAATGATTTTCAAG GCAAGACATGgcgcctctctttctctcacactgaaaaatacattttgagtAATCACGGGATAGAGAAAACATGTTGTGAATCTGCTGGAGTGAAATGTTGCAG gaaagactgtttaaaattaatgaaataccTTTTGGAACAGTTGAAAAAAGAGTGGCAGGAACTAGATGGATTCTGTTCTTACCATGTGAAAACTGCAATCTTTCACATGTGGACTGAGAACCCACAAGACAGTCATTGGGACCCCAAGCAACTGAGCACCTGCTTTGATGAGTTTCTGACGTTCTTTGTTGAGTGCCTCAGGACAGAGAAACTGATGCATTATTTTATTCCAAAGTTCAATCTATTCTCTCAAGAAGAAATtgaccaaaaaagtaaaaaatttctGTTAGAGAAAATTGAATATGAAAGAAACAATGGATTTCCAATTTTTGACAAGTTTTGA